GGGCACCTACGCTATGACGGACTTCAAGAAGCCCGCCTCCAATACTTATCTGGAGAGCTATTCAGTGACTCTTTCCAACCACAAGGAGGAAGAGGTCACAGTGGACGTGTACGAGCGGGTGTGGGGCGACTGGTCCGTGACTGCCTCCAGTGTGGAGCACAAGAAGATCGACGCCCAGACCATCACCTTCCCGGTGAAGATCCCGGCCGACTCTTCAGTGACCCTCACCTATACCATCAGGACCAAATACAATTAGACACAGGGCCGCAGCCTGACGGCTGCGGCATTTTTTTACTATGAATACGAGACAAAGAATCAAAGCCATATTGAACATGGAAAGGTGCGACAGGCTGCCGGTGGTCCATTTTTCCTACTGGCAGCAGACCGTGGACAAATGGGCCGGGGAGGGATATATCCCCCGGGAGATAGCGGATACCGGCGACTACAGCCTGATATTCGATACAGTCAACAAGCAGTTGGGCTGGGATCAGGATTTCGGCAATTCCGTGTGCTTCTTTAATATGGGCCTTGCGCCCTGGTTCACTCCCGGTGTGGTAAAGGAGTTCCCCGACGGTTCGCAGCACGTCATGAACGGCGCCGGAGTCACCGTCCTTCAGAAGCCGGACACTGTCTCCATACCCAAGGAGATCGACCATTTGCTGAAGGACAGGGCCAGCTACGAAGAGCATTTTCGTCACAGGATAGAGTTTTCCATGGAGCGCTACGGAGCAAATCCGGCTCTTGTGGCCATTGTGGAGGACCCGGACAGAGATTTTCATCTCGGTCTCCATGCGGGCAGTATATACGGCACTCTGCGGGACTGGATCGGAGTAGTGGGCATATCCTATATGATGGTGGACGACCCCGAGCTGCTGAGAGAGATCATCGACGCCTTTGCCGACATGCAATACAGGTGTGTGGAATACACTCTGGAGCATGTGACTGACAAGTTTGACGCGGGCTCCATGTGGGAAGATATATGCTTCAAAAACGGACCTCTTATCCGCCCGGAGCTTTTCAGAGAGTGGTGCGCTCCTCATTACGCCCGACTGAGCTCCCTGTTTCATAAGCATGGCATCCGCAACATTTATCTGGATTGCGACGGCTGCATAGACAAACTGGTCCCCATATGGGTGGACAACGGCGTCAACGTCATGTTTCCCATAGAGGTGGGGACCTGGGGCGGCTCCTACGCCCGCTTCAGGGAGATGTGCGGCACCCGGGTCCGGGGCGTAGGGGGCATGGACAAGCGGGTATTTGCCTATGACAGAAAGGCCATAGACGATGAGATCGAGCGGCTGAAGCCCATTATAGCCCTGGGCGGCTTTATTCCCTGTCCGGACCACAGGATAGCTCCGGACGCCAAATACGAGAACGTGCAGTATTACGTGGACAAGATGCACGAGCTTGTCTTCTGATATACGTGCGGCCCTGACGCAAGTCAGGGTCGCTCGTTTGTCTATTCCGCGAAGATCTCCGTTACCTCATGCTCTTTGCAGGTC
This region of Abditibacteriota bacterium genomic DNA includes:
- a CDS encoding DUF4139 domain-containing protein, with product GTYAMTDFKKPASNTYLESYSVTLSNHKEEEVTVDVYERVWGDWSVTASSVEHKKIDAQTITFPVKIPADSSVTLTYTIRTKYN